From the genome of Parabacteroides sp. FAFU027:
GAATGACCTCCCTGATTGACATGCCCACTATTCTGTTTTTCCTTGGCATTTTGATGTCGGTTGCCGCGCTCCAATCCGCAGGTCAGTTAGGTGATATTGCCGGATTTATCGACACTCACGTCAAAAGCCCGTTTATTGTCAGTTTCATCCTCGGGGTCATGTCTTCATTTATAGATAATGTCGCGTTGGTGGCAGGTACGATGGGCATGTATCATGTCATACCGGCAGCGGACGCAATAACACAACATCTTCATTACTTTGTGGCAGATGGCGGATTCTGGACGTTCATTGCTTACTGTGCAGTAAACGGAGGAAGCCTCCTCATTATCGGGTCTGCTACGGGTGTTGCCGTGATGGGGATGGAGAAAATCACCTTCGGGTACTACCTGAAATACTTCTCCTGGCTGGCGACCCTCGGATATATCGCCGGAGCATTAACCTACGTCTATCTTTAAGACATCCGAAAATAATCACCATAACCGAGGGAAAAGTCTGTTTTGAATTGTTATAACGGATAAAGAATTGTTCACAATAACACGCCCGTTATGAATTCAGGACTTTTCACCTCCTTCTTCAGCGGAATACTTTCTCTTGGTATTGGAGAGATTATCATGCTATTGGTCGGTGCTACGCTTATCTACCTGGCCATCAAAAAGAACTATGAACCGGCCCTGCTTCTCCCAATCGGATTCGGTACACTCATGGCCAATATCCCTTTCTCCTCCGCTGTCGGCCATGACGGAGCATTGACGGTATTTTTTAATGCAGGAATTATCACCGAAATATTTCCCCTCTTAATATTCGTTGCGGTAGGTGCCATGATTGACTTCACACCGCTGTTCCGGAATCCGATGCTATTGCTTTTCGGTGCGGCTGCCCAGTTTGGCATCTTCATGACGATGGCCTTTGCAACGTTGCTGGGATTCGACCTCAAGGAAGCCGCCTCAATCGGCATTATCGGTGCAGCAGACGGGCCAACTTCCATTTATGTGGCGACCCGTTTTGCCCAAAATCTACTCGGACCGATATCTGTTGCAGCTTATTCTTATATGGCGCTTGTTCCCATTATTCAACCTCCCATCATCAACGCACTAACGACCAAACAGGAGCGTATGATCAGAATGACGGGGCATTGCCGGCCTATTTCCAAAACGACGCTGATTCTCTTTCCGATTATCGTTACTGTGATTGCCGGATTAATTGCACCCACTTCGGTCGCGTTGATTGGCTTTCTGATGTTTGGGAATCTGATTCGGGAGTGTGGGGTATTGAATTCACTTTCGAAATCTGCCCAGAATGAACTGGCAAATCTGGTCACCATCCTGTTGGGTATTACCATTGCCTCAACCATGACAGCCGATTCTTTTTTAAAAGTAGATACACTGATGATTCTCGGGCTGGGGTTGTTTGCGTTCATATTTGATACAGCCGGTGGGGTTCTCTTTGCCAAACTTTTAAATCTTGTTCTACCCAAACACCTGAAGGTTAACCCGATGGTGGGTGCAGCAGGAATATCTGCCTTTCCGATGTCTGCCCGTGTTATTCAAAAGATGGGGCAGGATAATGACCCGAATAACTACCTACTGATGTATGCAGCCAGCGCCAATGTAGGCGGTCAAATCGGGTCGGTCATTGCCGGAGGTATTATCCTGGCTATCATCCCTTTGCTTAGCTAACCTTTAATCAGATATAAGATGGTTATGATACTCGACAACTTTTTCAAAGCGCTGACAGCAACCGCGATAGGAATGTTGAGCATTTTTATCTTTATGCTGCTGTTTTACCTGGTGATAGTATTGCTGGAGAAGTATTTTCCGGGAAAGAAAGAAGAACAAAAAGGCTAAATCAGCTTTTCCCAAAGCAAAAAGCGGGAAAGAACTATTCGTTCGATCCCGCTTTTTTAGAGATTGTTTAAGCAACTATTATTTCCGGTAAATATCCAGGCACTCTACCGTAAATCCTTCGATAAACTGAGCATGCCCCTGAACGGCGGCTTCTCCGAAATTGATGTAAACCTCTGCTGACTTGCGGAAATCCTCACAGCGTGAGGCATCGTGCAGCAGCAGATATCCCATAATAATATGGCCGGCCATCTCCACCATACGGCGGGCATGGAAGTCGATAAACTCATTATCCCCTACGGCTTTGACATCCTCTACCGTCTTTTCAAAAGCATTAGTCATTGCAATCAAACGGGTGCGGAGGCTGGTCAGTTCCGGTGCAATCTCCTGTGTCTCATAATCGCGAATCATCGCCAGATAAGAGCCGGTAGTTACATGGCGAATGGCTGCCACGACCTGAAGCTGTGTTGTACCTTCATAAATAGAGGTAATGCGGGCATCGCGGTAGATGCGTTCGCAGGCATAATCCTTCATGAAGCCTGAGCCACCGTGAATCTGAATACAATCGTAGGCATTCTGGTTGCAATACTCACTGGCCATTCCTTTGCCCAGCGGCGTGCAAGCATCAGCCAGCTTTTGATATTTCTTCATTTCGTTGCGCTCTTCCGGAGTCAGTTTGCGCTCACGGGCAATATCTTCCAGCGTTTTGTACATATCCACAAAACGGGTAGTTTCATAAAGCAACGAACGGGTAGCGTCCAGTTTTGCTTTCATGATTGAAAGCATTTCATAAACAGCAGGAAACTCAATGATGGATTTTCCAAACTGCTTACGCTCTTTGGCATAAGCCAACGCTTCACGATAAGCCGATTCCGAAACGCCGACAGACTGAGCCGTGATTCCCAGACGGGCACTGTTCATCAACGCCATTACGTATTTGATAAGTCCCATTTTACGGTCGCCACAAAGCTCGGCTTTTGCATTACGGAACACCAGCTCGCAAGTAGGCGAACCTTTGATACCCATTTTATTTTCAATACGACGCACAGTCACACCGCCATCGTATTTATCATAAAGAAACATGGAAAGACCGCGACCATCTTTGGTTCCGTCTTCCGAACGGGCCAGTACGAGGGAAATGTGTCCGTCACCGTTAGTGATGAAGCGTTTCACACCATTGAGATACCAGCATCCATCCTGCTCGCTGTATGTGGCTTTGAGCATTACAGCCTGAAGGTCTGATCCTGCATCCGGTTCTGTCAGGTCCATTGCCATCGTTTCACCGGCACATACGCGTGGGAGGAATTTTTTGCGCTGATCGTCATTGGCAAATTCGTAAATTGTCTCGGCACAGTCCTGCAAACCCCAGATATTTACAAAACCGGCATCGGCACGGCTCACCATATCAGCCGCCATGATGTATGGGACAAGAGAAAAGTTCATACCGTTATAACGGCGAGGCAGGGAAATACCCATCAGGCCGGCCTTTACCAATGCATCGAGGTTTTCCTTAGTACCTTTGGCATACACTACACGACCATCCACCACGTGTGGACCTTCCTGGTCAATACTTTCGGCATTAGGCGCGACAATATCACCGCAGATTTCGCCGACAATGTCAAGGACTTTTTCGTAACTGTCCATGGCATCTTCAAAATCCATAGGGGCATAATCAAATTGCTGCGCATCGGTATAGTTACGCTCGCGCAACTCCACGATTCTCCGCATCAGCGGATGATCCAGGTGGTGTTTTAAATCGGGATTATCGAGATAGAAGTTCATTGTTTTATTTCTTTAAGGAGTTTTAGGGAGTAAAAGGAGTTTTAGGGTAAATCCCCAAACCGCACATATTACTTTTGATGAAAATGTTTATTTACTGTTTTTCTTGTAATACTTGATCATCTTCGGAATCACCTCTTCCACCGTGCCGTTGATTACATAATCAGCAATGGTGTTGATCGGCGCATTTTCATCATTATTTATAGCTATGATAATAGAGCTCTCCTGCATACCAGCAATGTGCTGGATTTGGCCGGAAATACCACAAGCGATGTACAGTTTCGGACGGACAGTCACTCCCGTCTGGCCAATCTGTCGGTCATGGCCGGCATATCCGGCATCAACTGCAGCACGTGATGCGCCAACTTCTCCCCCGATTGTTGCAGCCAAATCATACAGCAACTGGAAATTCTCTTTCGAACCTACCCCGTAACCTCCGGCTACAATGATAGGAGAAGCTTTCAGATTCACTTTTGACTTCTCTATATGACGCTCGATCACATCCACCACAAAGTCGGCATCTGATACATATTTTGCAACGTCCAGTTTGACCACTTTGCCCTTGTGCTGAAGGTTGAAAATCTCTTTTCTCATCACCCCTTCACGTACGGTTGCCATCTGCGGACGACACTCCGGATTGATAATCGTTGCTACGATATTTCCACCGAACGCAGGACGGATCTGATAAAGCAGGTCTTTGTAAACTTTATTTTCCTTCTTCTCTTCATGGTCCCCGATTTCGAGCGCAGTACAATCGGCAGTCAGACCGCTGTGCAATGCTGAAGAAACGCGTGGTCCCAGGTCACGGCCAATGCTGGTCGCTCCCATCAGGCAGATTTGTGGTTTCTGTTCTTTAAACAGGTTGACCAAAACCGAAGTATGAGGAAGGGAGGTGTACGGATAAAGACGGGAATCGTCTGCCAGATAGACTGTATCGGCTCCGTAAGGGAATATCTGGGATTCTATCCCTTCGAGTTTCGAACCAATCACAATCGCTTCGAGCTTGCATTTGAGTTGGTTGGCCAGGCTGCGTCCTTTTGTCAGCAGTTCCAGACTGACATCAGCCACGATGCCGTCTTCTATTTCGCAATATACAAATAAGTTATTCATTGTTTGAGGAGTTTAGCTATGATGAAATCATCCAATAGTATGGTTGGCAATCAGGTCATACATCAGGATATCAATATCTCGGTCAGACGGAGAAATCACGAGACTTTCCTTCGCCTGAAAGACCACATTCTCGATCTTTTTCACCTTAGTGGGCGATCCCGACAGACCAACCTGCTCCAGTTCGGCATTCACATCAGCCACTCCCCATTCTATAAGATTGAGATACGGACGGTTGTCAAACAAATCCGTGTAATCGACATTCATATTCTGCTTTTCAGTCACGGTCTTGGCATACTTGTACTTCTGAATCAGCTTCGCATTGCGCGGGCGACATTCCGGCGCAGTTCCGTTTACCGTAATCAAAATCGGTAATTTGGCTTCCACGACTTCTACACCTCGTTCCAGACGTCGTTTCACCCGAATTTTATCGGCATCAACAGACTGGACTTCTTCAGCATAAGTAATTTGCGAAATACCCAACTTCTCTGCCACCTGTGGTCCTACCTGTGCTGTGTCGCCATCAATAGCCTGACGACCGCAAATGATCAGGTCATATTCACCCAACTTCCGGATGGCACAAGCCAACGCATAGGAAGTCGCCAACGTATCGGCACCGGCAAAAGCCCTATCGGTAAGCAAAATGCCACCATCAGCACCGCGGTAAAGCCCCTCACGAATGATATCGGCTGCGCGTCCCGGCCCCATAGTCAGCAAATGAACGGTTGTACCCGGGTGTTTTTCTTTTAACGCTAAAGCCTGTTCGAGCGCATTCAAATCCTCAGGATTGAAAATGGCAGGAAGCGCGGCACGATTTACTGTACCGTCGGCTTTCATGGCATCCTTTCCCACATTTCGTGTATCAGGCACCTGTTTTGCTAAAACAATGATTTTCAAACTCATTGATCGAATTTAGTTTTAAAGATTAATATAAGTGTGTTTTCAAAAGACATGTAAAAAAAGAGGCTTAAACCTCTTTGAAAATTTCCCCGACTGTCGGATGCGGGAAAACGGTTCGTTGCCACTGTGAAAGGGTCAGGCCATGCTCAATGGCCATTCCCGCCAAAGCAATAATTTCAGAAGCCGGATTTCCGAAAATGTGAACACCCAGTATCTTTTCATTCTCACCAATAATGACCTTACATAGGCCATTAAACAGTTCGTTTTCAGTCACAAAACGTCCCGAAAAGGTCATGGGCTGTTTTTTAACCGAATAGGTGATGTTTTTCTCTTTCAGGGATTCCTCAGTCTCACCCACTCCGGCTATTTCGGGGTTCGTATAAACTACAGCCGGAACCGACGGGTAATTCATTTTATCGGAAATGCCGAGTATATGATTGGCAGCAACCTCCGCTTCACGCACTGCTGTGTGGGCCAACAACGAGAAGCCGGTTATATCGCCGCAAGCATAAATATTGGATTGCGAAGTTTGCATAACCTCATTTACAGCAATACCATTGCGGAAACGCTCCAATGTGAGGTTTTCCAGGCCATAACCGGTTAATACAGGTCGTCGTCCAACACTGATCAGCACTTTCTCCGAAGGCATAACCGTTTGTTCACCTTGTTTTTCGAGGGTGATTTCCGATTGATTTATGGACGTTACTTTAGTGCCCAACAGAAATTTTACACCTTTGCGCGTATACTCTTCCCGGAGCAAAGCCGATACTTCACAATCCATACCAGGCAGAATTTCATCAAGCATTTCCACTACGGTCACTCTGGAGCCAAGGCTATTGTATAATGAGGCAAACTCCAATCCGATTACACCGCCACCCACAATGGTCAACGATTCCGGCACCTCTTTACTTTCCAATGCTTCACGACTTGTCCAGTAAACAGTTTCTGTCAATCCCGGAATAGTAGGAATTACAGTTTCACTGCCGGTACACAAAATCAGCTTTGAAACAGAATACGTTTCTTCTCCACATTTTATTGATATCTGGTCGTTGGCAGCAGATAATACCTTAGCTTCACCGTTGATCATCGTAACATTATGAGCTGTAAGTTTTGCACGGATACCGGCAGTCAGCTTTTTGACGACTTTGGTTTTGCGTTGAAGTATTTTGGGAAGATCAAAGGAAGGTTCCGGGGAGGTGATACCATATTTGGCACTGTTCCTGATGGTATCGAGTATTTTAGCAGAGTAGAGCATGGTTTTAGTCGGGATACAACCCTCATTGAGACATACTCCACCCAGGGCTCTTTTTTCGAAGAGGACTATCTTCAATCCGCCCTTTGCGAGACGTTCGGCTACTGTATAGCCGGCGGGGCCACCGCCTATAATCGCTACATCAAATGCCATAGTGTGTTTTTCAAAGTTTCAGTCGCAAATTTATAGGAATAAATCAAAAGACAAAGACCAAACGCCATTTTTTCGAGGCCTGTTTTTCAGCATTTTGATAAAAAGGACTTACTCGGGATATTGCCTTCGAGGGCACTATTTTTATACTTGTCTAAATAGTGTTATTTTAACACCGAAAACAGAGGCATTAGACAACCTTTCTCTCAACGCTTTTGTTATAGTATTGAATGTAACCCTTAGCCATTTTGCCTATGAAACAAAACCCATTTTTAATCGTGAATTAAAACTGAGTAATGCCCTTCACGAGCAATAGCTTGAGGGCGGTAACCTTTAAAAGTTTAACTAATTCTTTATTCTATAGAAGAAAGTAAAATCAAATCGGAATCTTGCAGACAATCAGGAAAATGATCGAAACATATACGGGGACTGATTTTGGCCAACAACAAAACTACAGGTTAAAGGTAATTTATTCATCTCAGCGGCAGAAAGCCGTTATGGTAAAATCAGTTCCACGATGATTTCGACAAGACGCAAGTTCATAACACCTGAGTTGTCTGTCAGAAATCAGAAAAAAGTCTGAATGAAAAAAACAGATGTATTCGTGGTGAAAATTTATGGTAGTTCGTGTTAAGCTAGTTTGTAATTGGATGAAACCCAAGGCATCTACCATCAAGATACTCGCCCAGGCCGGTCAGGAAAACTGACCGGCTTTCTTATTTGTTATAAGATAAACCTCAGTAAATCTTTCCGTATGTTTAACCGAATCAAGATAATCCACTGGGCTCCCCGTATCATCTGCATATTGGCCATCCTTTTTATCAGCATCTTTGCGTTGGATGCCTTCAACCCGACATTCACGTTGTGGCAACAGCTCAGCGGGTTCTTTATCCATTTAATTCCCAGCTTCATTCTACTGGCCTTACTGATTCTATCCTGGAAGAAAGAACTTCTCGGAGGAATCTTATTTACCTTAATCGGTTGTATTCTAAGCCCGGTTATCTACCAGCACAATTTCAGCATGAATCATTCTGTACTGATGAGTCTGGGCATTATCCTGATTATTACGGTTCCGTTTGTAGTGGTCGGGGTATTATTTATCATCAGCCACTTCCTCAAAAAAGATAATCCCGACCATTTATGAGACTCTTTATCGGAATAGACCTTCCTCCAAAAATCAAGGTCAAGCTCAAACATTTCCAACACAAACTCAAAACGACCGGAACTAATGGTAGCTGGAAATCAAAGGAGACATTCCACATTACGTTGGAGTTTTTGGGCGAATTACCGGAAGATAGTGTTCCAATATTATCCGAAATCCTGAAGCAGGCTGCATCCGACAAGAACGAGTTCCGGTTGATGATTGAAGGGCTCAATGCTTTTCCCAATATAAAAAGAGCCCACACCTTATGGGCTGACGTAAAAGGAGATACAGACATATTAAATCAAATCAGAAATGAAATCCATTCGGCTCTGATAGAAAAGGGAATTCAGGTGCAATCTTCATCATTTGTACCGCACATCACCTTGCTTTCCCGCCCTAGACTTGCGGAACAACTTCCCCTTCTGAAGAAAAGTGCTGAGTTTTTCGTTCGCGAGATTATCTTATTCGAAAGCAAGGTTATTGATCACCGCAGAGAATATCCGGCCATTTACAAGGCCCGGTTGCAAGGCCAATTCTGACAAGCTTATAGTCTGAATTATTCGGATTGGGAAATAAGATTTCCTGGCGCCAGAGATAGGTCCCACCATGATTCACAATAAGTTTACTTTTGGTTCAGATAAAGTTTACTTTGTGGTATAATAGTGATATCACAGTAGTTAGATAGAGATATAATAGTGATAAAACACTCTTTATAAGGAGTATCTTATCTATGTAATAACATTGTTATTCAACCACAAAAATATCATCAATACATAAAGTCAACCAATGCTAAACCTATACACAACCCCGAACAGGGATTGAAGTTGTATAGCTGATGAAGAACTTCTTCACGAAGTTCTTCATCAGCTATACAACGCTTGACTATAAATATAAATTAGAAGTTACTTTCGCCACCTAAGCCACATTATTCTTAACTTTGCATTCTCAAAAGGAAATTTCATGGTAAAAAAATTCGACTTTTTGGTGATCGGCTCGGGATTAGCCGGTATGAGTTTTGCCCTCAAAGTAGCTCAAAAAGGAAAAGTAGCCATCGTCTGCAAAACTGAGCTGGAAGACGCCAACACCTACTATGCGCAAGGCGGAATTGCTTCCGTAACAAACGAACTGACCGATAATTTCACAAAGCATATTGAAGACACCCTGATTTGCGGAGACGGACTCTGCAACAAACAGGTCGTGGAAATGGTGGTAAAAAACGCACCTGACCAGATTAAGGAACTGGTAGATTGGGGCGTTAACTTCGACAAAAAGAAATCCGGTGAATTTGACCTGCACAAAGAGGGTGGACACTCTGAATTCCGGATCCTGCACCACAAGGATAATACGGGCGCCGAGATTCAGCAATCATTGATTGAAGAAATCAAGAAGCATCCGAACATCGAAATTTTCGAAAACCATTTTGCCATCGAGATAATCACCCAGCACCACCTGGGGCAAAAGGTAACCCGTCAAACTTCAAATATTGAATGCTACGGAGCTTACGTATTGGACGAAGCAACCAACCATATTGATACAATACTGGCCAAAATCACCCTGATGGCAACGGGCGGCGTCGGAAACATTTACCAAACGACAACCAATCCGGCAATTGCCACAGGCGATGGTATTGCCATGGTTTACCGGGCAAAGGGCACCGTCAGGGATATGGAATTTATCCAATTTCACCCGACAGCGCTTTACAACCCGAATGAACGCCCTTGTTTCCTGATTACGGAAGCCATGCGCGGTTATGGAGCCGTATTGCGCACCAAGGACGGGAAAGAGTTTATGCAAAAATACGATGAGCGCAAATCTCTTGCGCCCCGCGACATTGTAGCCCGTGCTATCGACAACGAAATGAAAAACCGGGGAGACGAATATGTCTATCTCGATGTCACCCATAAAAATGCGGAAGAGACCAAAGCGCACTTCCCCAACATTTACCAGAAATGCCTGAGTCTGGGCATTGATATTACCAAAGACTATATCCAGGTCGCACCGGCTGCCCACTTTCTTTGTGGTGGAATCGAAGTGGATATGAACGCCCGTTCATCCATCAACCGCCTTTACGCTGCCGGAGAATGTAGTTGTACCGGCCTCCACGGAGCCAACCGACTTGCATCCAATTCTCTTCTGGAGGCAATTGTTTATGCCGATGCGGCAGCAAAACATTCCTGCTCCATCATAGACTCCATCAGTTTCAATGAAAAAGTTCCGGCCTGGAATGATGAAGGTACGTCCCTGAATGAGGAGATGGTACTCATCACCCAGAGTGTAAAGGAGGTCAATCAGATTATGTCCACTTATGTGGGTATAGTGCGAAGCAATCTTCGTCTGAAACGCGCATTTGAGCGTCTTGAAATTCTCTATAAAGAGACCGAAAGCCTGTTCCAGCGCTCTGTGGTGTCAAAGCAAATCTGCGAATTGCGTAACAGTATATTCTGCGGATACATCATCATCATGCACGCCATGGCGCGTAAAGAGAGCCGCGGACTCCATTATACCATCGACTATCCGAAAAAATGCAAAAACTCAAAATAAACGATGTCTTTACCTTTAGCCGAGCGACTTCGACCCAAAAACCTCGATGAATACATCGGGCAAAAACATCTGGTAGGCAAAAATGCCATTCTTCGCCGGATGATTGATGCCGGAAATGTATCGTCGTTTATCCTCTGGGGCCCTCCCGGAGTGGGAAAAACTACGCTCGCCCGCATTATTTCCACACAACTCGATGTTCCTTTTTATACATTGAGTGCCATTAATGCAGGGGTGAAGGATGTTCGTGAAGTGATTGACAAAGCAAAGAGCCAACGCTTCTTCAATACCCGCAGCCCGATTCTTTTCATAGATGAAATCCACCGTTTCAGCAAAGCGCAACAGGACTCGCTACTCGGCGCGGTGGAAAACGGCACGGTTACCCTAATCGGTGCAACCACCGAAAATCCCTCTTTCGAAGTCATTCGTCCATTGCTTTCCCGTGCACAGGTGTATGTGCTCAAATCGCTGGAAAAGAAAGACCTGCTCGAACTACTGGAAAGAGCCATCACCACCGATATTGAGCTGAAAGAAAAAAATATCGTTCTGAAGGAGACTGACGCTCTGCTTCGTTTCTCCGGAGGTGACGCCCGTAAACTGCTCAATATTCTGGAACTGGTCATCAATGCCGAACACGGCGATGCCATCGAAATCACCGACCAGATAGTCACCGAACGCCTTCAGGAGAATCCGTCAGCGTATGATAAAGGCGGTGAAATGCATTACGATATCATTTCCGCATTCATCAAATCAATCCGCGGCAGTGACCCCGAAGCAGCAATATATTGGTTGGCTCGCATGGTAGCGGGTGGTGAAGATCCGAAATTTATTGCCCGACGCCTCGTCATTTCAGCAGCCGAAGATATTGGTCTGGCAAATCCAAACGCTTTGCTTTTGGCAAATGCGACATTCGATGCATTGCAGAAAATCGGATGGCCGGAAGGTCGTATCATATTGGCAGAAACGACAATTTACCTGGCATCCAGTCCCAAGAGTAATTCGGCTTACTTATCTATTGATGACGCTTTGGCAATGGTACGTGAAACCGGAGATTTACCGGTCCCGCTTCATTTGCGAAATGCTCCGACCCAACTGATGAAAGAGTTGGATTACGGCAAAGAGTACAAATATTCTCACGATTTTGCCAATAACTTCGTGAAACAGGACTTTCTTCCCCGCGAATTGAAAGGTAAAACCATCTGGACTCCGCAAGCTAATCCGGCAGAAGCCAAGCTCAAAGAACACCTCAACCGCCTTTGGAAAGACCGCTTCCAGTAAAAATTGTTGCGCAAAGTTTTAAACACTGTGCAACAACAAGTATTCCCGATAAAGAATTCAATTTCAAATCAATATCCGAAAGCAATTTTGGAAGATTTTGCAATACAAAATGATTGTGGTACGCGAAAAATGTATTAATTTCGCCCCACATTTTTCCCTGTATCAGAATATACTAAAATAAATTCAGATGAAAAAGCACAATTTTTTTGCAGGACCGTCTATTCTAAGCGAATACACCATTAAAAACACAGCTGCTGCTGTATTGGATTTCGCAGGAACAGGATTGTCTATCTTGGAGATTTCTCACAGAGAGAAAGAGTTCATCGCAGTTGTGGACGAAGCTCGCGCGTTAGTAAAAGAACTTTTGAACGTACCTGCAGGGTACGACGTAGTTTTCTTAGGCGGTGGGGCAAGCTTGCAATTCTGCATGGTTCCTTTCAACTTTCTTGAGAAAAAAGCGGCTTACCTGCAAACAGGTACCTGGGCAACAAAAGCACTTAAAGAAGCTCAGCTTTTTGGTGAAGTTGACATCGTTGCTTCTTCAAAAGATGCAAACTACTCTTATATTCCAAAAGATTACGTTATTCCGGAAGACGCAGAATATTTCCACTTTTGCTCAAACAACACCATTTTCGGAACTCAAATGCGTTTCGATCCGGATGTAAAAACCCGTCTGATTGCAGATATGTCATCTGACATCTTCTCTCGTCCGATCGACATTTCTAAATACGATTTGATTTACGCCGGTGCGCAGAAAAACCTGGCTCCTGCCGGTGTAACTATCGCTATCGTTCGCGAAGATGCTTTGGGACGCGTTACCCGTAAAATCCCTACCATGTTGAACTACAAAACTCACATCGAAAACGAGTCAATGTT
Proteins encoded in this window:
- a CDS encoding replication-associated recombination protein A — protein: MSLPLAERLRPKNLDEYIGQKHLVGKNAILRRMIDAGNVSSFILWGPPGVGKTTLARIISTQLDVPFYTLSAINAGVKDVREVIDKAKSQRFFNTRSPILFIDEIHRFSKAQQDSLLGAVENGTVTLIGATTENPSFEVIRPLLSRAQVYVLKSLEKKDLLELLERAITTDIELKEKNIVLKETDALLRFSGGDARKLLNILELVINAEHGDAIEITDQIVTERLQENPSAYDKGGEMHYDIISAFIKSIRGSDPEAAIYWLARMVAGGEDPKFIARRLVISAAEDIGLANPNALLLANATFDALQKIGWPEGRIILAETTIYLASSPKSNSAYLSIDDALAMVRETGDLPVPLHLRNAPTQLMKELDYGKEYKYSHDFANNFVKQDFLPRELKGKTIWTPQANPAEAKLKEHLNRLWKDRFQ
- the serC gene encoding 3-phosphoserine/phosphohydroxythreonine transaminase, with the protein product MKKHNFFAGPSILSEYTIKNTAAAVLDFAGTGLSILEISHREKEFIAVVDEARALVKELLNVPAGYDVVFLGGGASLQFCMVPFNFLEKKAAYLQTGTWATKALKEAQLFGEVDIVASSKDANYSYIPKDYVIPEDAEYFHFCSNNTIFGTQMRFDPDVKTRLIADMSSDIFSRPIDISKYDLIYAGAQKNLAPAGVTIAIVREDALGRVTRKIPTMLNYKTHIENESMFNTPPVLPIYAALQTLKWYKQLGGIEVLAKMNEEKAMMLYNEIDRNKLFKGTAAVEDRSYMNICFVMNDEYKELEAEFAAFAKSKGMLGIKGHRSVGGFRASTYNALPKESVQALIDVMQEFEKAH